A genomic segment from Pseudomonas sp. S09G 359 encodes:
- a CDS encoding NAD(P)H-quinone oxidoreductase: MKAIIAREPGGPEVLHVVERPLPVPQAGEVLIRVAAAGVNRPDLMQRSGAPTPPGTTDVLGLEVAGLVAAVGKGVDEFAVGDRVMALLNGGGYAEYCVAQAAHCLPVPAGLALHDAAGVPEAAFTVWHNLFELGRLRSGDSVLIHGAASGVGSFAVQCAHAAGARVIATAGGAQKVALLQGLGVWRAVDRHVEDFVDVVQDCTEGRGVDVVLDNVGGPYVARNLAAMAMGGRHVSLAFLQGAHIELDLQVLMRKNLSLTSSTLRPKSHAEKARLAVCIRSRFLPWLASGLVRPQIHAQLPLAQAAEAHRLLEANANLGKVLLTIAP; this comes from the coding sequence ATGAAAGCGATCATTGCCCGCGAACCCGGTGGCCCTGAGGTGCTGCACGTGGTCGAGCGCCCACTGCCGGTGCCGCAAGCCGGTGAAGTGTTGATTCGCGTGGCGGCCGCCGGGGTCAATCGCCCCGACCTGATGCAACGCAGCGGCGCGCCGACGCCGCCGGGCACCACCGATGTACTGGGCCTGGAAGTGGCCGGCCTGGTAGCCGCCGTGGGCAAGGGCGTGGATGAATTTGCGGTCGGCGACCGCGTGATGGCCCTGCTCAATGGCGGCGGCTACGCCGAGTACTGCGTGGCCCAGGCGGCGCATTGCCTGCCAGTGCCTGCGGGCTTGGCACTGCACGACGCCGCCGGGGTGCCGGAAGCGGCCTTCACCGTGTGGCACAACCTGTTCGAACTCGGCCGCCTACGCAGTGGCGACAGCGTGCTGATCCACGGCGCCGCCAGTGGCGTCGGCAGCTTCGCCGTGCAGTGCGCCCACGCCGCCGGGGCACGGGTGATCGCCACCGCCGGCGGCGCGCAGAAAGTCGCGCTGCTGCAAGGCCTCGGCGTATGGCGCGCGGTGGATCGCCACGTCGAAGACTTCGTCGACGTGGTGCAGGACTGCACCGAAGGGCGCGGCGTGGACGTGGTGCTGGATAACGTCGGCGGCCCGTATGTGGCACGCAACCTCGCCGCCATGGCCATGGGTGGGCGGCATGTGAGTTTGGCGTTCCTGCAAGGCGCCCACATCGAACTGGATTTGCAGGTGCTGATGCGTAAAAACCTCAGCCTCACTTCGTCGACCTTGCGCCCAAAAAGTCACGCCGAAAAAGCCCGGCTGGCGGTGTGCATCCGTTCGCGTTTCCTGCCCTGGCTGGCCTCCGGCCTGGTGCGCCCGCAAATCCACGCCCAGCTACCACTGGCTCAAGCCGCCGAGGCCCACCGCCTGCTGGAAGCCAACGCCAACCTCGGCAAAGTCTTGCTGACCATTGCGCCCTAA
- a CDS encoding type II 3-dehydroquinate dehydratase, with the protein MPHRVFFLNGPNANLYGLDTTGTYGSESFASIDARCQRHAAGLGLSLEFRQSNHEGVLVDWIQEARLNADAIVINAAGLSYSSVPILDALLAFDGPIIEAHMSNIWKREHFRHHSYVSKAATGVIAGLGAMSYELALTAVAALLKP; encoded by the coding sequence ATGCCCCACCGCGTGTTTTTTCTGAATGGGCCCAACGCCAACCTCTACGGGCTGGACACAACCGGCACCTACGGCAGCGAAAGTTTCGCCAGCATCGACGCGCGCTGCCAACGCCACGCGGCCGGGCTGGGCCTGAGCCTGGAGTTTCGCCAGAGCAACCACGAAGGCGTGCTGGTGGACTGGATTCAAGAGGCCAGGCTGAACGCCGACGCCATCGTGATCAACGCCGCCGGCCTCAGCTATAGCTCGGTGCCGATCCTCGACGCGCTGCTGGCCTTCGACGGCCCGATCATCGAAGCGCACATGAGCAACATCTGGAAGCGCGAGCATTTCCGGCATCACTCCTACGTATCCAAGGCCGCCACCGGCGTGATCGCCGGGCTCGGGGCCATGAGTTACGAACTGGCACTCACGGCCGTGGCCGCGTTACTGAAACCTTAA
- a CDS encoding NAD(P)/FAD-dependent oxidoreductase — protein sequence MSVETINTLVVGAGQAGVAMSEHLSLMGVPHIVLERHRIAERWRSERWDSLVANGPAWHDRFPGLTFEGISPEAFPPKERMADYFEAYVQQLQAPVRTGVEVQQVERHVGRPGFKVTTSEGVIEATNVVAATGPFQRPSIPTIVPATAPIHQLHSSAYKNPSQLPEGAVLVVGAGASGSQIAEELQKAGKTVYLSVGEHYRPPRAYRSRDYCWWLGALGLWDEVKIQPKKKHVAFAVSGYEGGKTVDFRRLAHQGINLVGVTQDWNEGVMTFQPGLAENVAEGDRAYFDVLRDADAYIEANGLPFPLEPEAWELLPDPECLVNPILSLDLAEAGVTTILWATGFKFDFSWLKVDAFDEKGEPFHKRGISAESGIYFLGLPNLVNRASSFIYGVWHDAKYVADHIVLQNEYKAYQKP from the coding sequence ATGTCAGTAGAAACCATCAACACCCTGGTCGTCGGCGCAGGCCAGGCCGGCGTCGCCATGAGCGAGCACCTGTCCCTGATGGGCGTGCCCCACATCGTGCTGGAACGCCACCGCATCGCCGAACGCTGGCGCTCCGAGCGCTGGGACTCCCTCGTCGCCAACGGCCCGGCCTGGCACGACCGCTTCCCCGGCCTCACCTTCGAAGGCATCTCCCCGGAAGCCTTCCCGCCCAAAGAACGCATGGCCGACTACTTCGAAGCCTACGTGCAGCAGTTGCAGGCCCCCGTGCGCACCGGCGTCGAAGTACAACAAGTGGAACGCCATGTCGGCCGCCCCGGCTTCAAGGTCACCACCTCCGAAGGCGTGATTGAAGCCACCAACGTCGTCGCCGCCACCGGGCCCTTTCAACGCCCGTCGATCCCCACCATCGTCCCGGCCACGGCGCCGATTCATCAACTGCACTCGTCTGCCTACAAAAATCCATCCCAGTTGCCCGAAGGCGCCGTACTGGTCGTAGGCGCGGGCGCGTCCGGCTCGCAAATCGCCGAAGAACTGCAAAAGGCCGGCAAAACCGTGTACCTCTCCGTGGGCGAACACTACCGCCCGCCCCGCGCCTACCGCAGCCGCGATTACTGCTGGTGGCTGGGTGCGCTGGGCCTGTGGGACGAAGTCAAAATCCAGCCGAAGAAAAAGCACGTAGCCTTTGCCGTCAGTGGTTATGAAGGCGGCAAGACCGTGGACTTCCGCCGCCTGGCGCACCAAGGCATCAACCTGGTAGGCGTCACCCAGGACTGGAACGAAGGCGTCATGACCTTCCAGCCCGGCCTGGCTGAAAACGTAGCCGAAGGCGACCGCGCATACTTCGACGTACTGCGCGATGCAGACGCCTATATCGAGGCCAATGGCTTGCCGTTTCCGCTGGAGCCCGAAGCCTGGGAATTGCTGCCCGATCCTGAGTGCCTGGTTAACCCGATCCTCAGCCTGGACCTGGCCGAAGCCGGCGTGACCACCATCCTCTGGGCTACCGGTTTCAAGTTCGACTTCAGCTGGTTGAAAGTGGATGCGTTTGATGAGAAAGGCGAGCCGTTCCACAAACGTGGGATTTCGGCCGAAAGCGGGATCTACTTCCTCGGCCTGCCCAACCTGGTGAACCGCGCGTCGTCGTTTATCTACGGGGTGTGGCACGACGCAAAATATGTGGCGGACCATATCGTGTTGCAGAACGAGTACAAGGCTTACCAAAAGCCATGA
- the fos gene encoding fosfomycin resistance glutathione transferase has translation MLTGLNHLTLAVANLSRSLEFYMALPGFKLAARWDTGAYLCLGDLWLCVSLDESRLAQKQPDYTHYAFSVSQDDFGEVTAYLRRRNVMEWKTNSSEGDSFYFSDPDGHRLELHVGSLASRLEQCRRHPYAGMEFFD, from the coding sequence ATGTTGACTGGCTTGAATCATTTGACGCTGGCGGTGGCAAACCTCTCTCGCAGTCTCGAGTTTTATATGGCCCTGCCCGGCTTCAAATTGGCTGCCCGCTGGGACACGGGGGCCTATCTTTGCCTCGGCGATCTTTGGCTGTGTGTGTCTCTGGACGAGAGCCGCCTGGCGCAAAAGCAGCCTGATTACACCCACTATGCGTTTTCGGTGAGCCAGGACGATTTTGGAGAAGTGACTGCCTATTTACGGCGCCGTAACGTGATGGAGTGGAAAACCAACTCGAGCGAAGGCGACTCGTTTTATTTTTCCGACCCGGATGGGCACCGCCTGGAACTGCACGTAGGCAGCCTGGCTTCACGGCTTGAACAATGCCGACGCCATCCCTATGCAGGCATGGAGTTCTTTGACTAA
- the msrA gene encoding peptide-methionine (S)-S-oxide reductase MsrA — MTNQTETAILAGGCFWGMQDLLRRYPGVLSTRVGYTGGDVPNATYRNHGNHAEAIEIVFDPAVISYRQILEFFFQIHDPSTPNRQGNDLGPSYRSAIYYLSEQQRDVAEDTAADVDASKLWPGRVVTEIEPAREFWEAEPEHQDYLERIPNGYTCHFIRPNWKLPKRG, encoded by the coding sequence ATGACCAACCAAACCGAAACCGCGATCCTCGCCGGCGGCTGCTTCTGGGGCATGCAGGACCTGTTGCGACGCTACCCCGGCGTGCTGAGCACGCGTGTCGGCTACACCGGCGGCGATGTGCCGAATGCCACCTATCGCAACCATGGCAACCATGCCGAAGCGATCGAGATCGTGTTTGACCCTGCGGTGATTTCCTACCGGCAGATTCTTGAATTCTTTTTCCAGATACATGACCCGAGTACGCCGAATCGGCAGGGTAATGACCTGGGGCCTAGCTATCGTTCGGCGATTTACTATTTGAGCGAGCAGCAGCGTGACGTTGCCGAAGACACGGCGGCGGATGTGGATGCTTCGAAGTTGTGGCCGGGCAGGGTGGTCACGGAAATTGAGCCGGCCAGAGAGTTTTGGGAGGCGGAGCCGGAGCATCAGGATTATCTGGAGCGGATTCCGAATGGGTATACCTGCCACTTCATTCGTCCGAACTGGAAGTTGCCGAAGCGGGGTTGA